Below is a genomic region from Phragmites australis chromosome 20, lpPhrAust1.1, whole genome shotgun sequence.
ggatggtccggtgtgaagggaatgaacaccagacaatgaacagtgcaaaggaacagaacaaagttcaagatatcggatggtccagtgatgaaggttgtgtaaTACTGGAGCATTATTtacagagagggttgcattgacTCGGTTTGCtgaagataactcaccagatagtccggtgatggagtgatATGCACCAGATGAATacaccggagtaatttacaTAGAGACGAAGGAAAGGCTCgaatggctcaggataactcaccggatagtccagtgatgaagatgatgtataCACCAGTATGTCCGATGTTCATAgaaggcttgagtggggttccaacggttagtttgtgagagtgtactcactggatgatccggtattagtaatactgttctcactggatcatccggtattaacagtttttcagagccgttggattaacggctagtgcatgagtttgaggctataaatacacacccactcagtcatttgaagctgTGGTGTGctactggagtccagagaagttcatgtacacctgagaagacatccaaaccaccaaagtttctaaagtgatcatccaagacgattaagcacaagattagagagtgtttagtgcttataggcctagagaggatgttgctaggtgattgctgcctagagagtggatcaaagagcgATCCAACCATGTACCAAGTGATACGCCGACAtcttagagtcttagtgactcgctggtaagcttgttgaccctccgacttgtgtggagcggtggcaaggcaATTGTGCAGGGACACAAAgactcttgtcttggtggctcaagctccgtagtgatcatggtggcaaggaactggaagagaggctagtggtgagatcttgccttagtggctcatccgggtggaggccttgtttttgtgatttggtggctcaagagctgtgacagggagcatatcctttgtggagctccaacgtggactcgGGGTGTCATTCATGCCgtcgataccacggaaaaaaatcccttatgccgagtttgctctctctaccttattatgttttcacatttacattcttgcaatataCCTTCTTAGATAGCTTGCAAGTATTTTGAtagatagagtagacacactagataaacctatagcacatttagatagaaattgatatatgtttatcttgtgttattttcagagccgaaatagttctaagtgtcctaattcacccctctcttatGACGTCACTGATGGCTTCACACATCTAGATCACTGAAGAAGTATCGGCTGTCGAATCGCCAGACACCACACGGAAAAAGAACTGGTACTACCACCTTTGAGAAAAAACAACAGCCTAGAAGTAACTCTGTGACAACGCAACATGAAGAACCCAATACACACCGCCTAGAACACATCTTCCCCGTTGGCAATAAACACACGAGCAAGGAAACCAAAACCCACCATGGGAAGACCTACAAGCTCCATCTCTTCCACAACAAAGCAAACCAAAACAAACCTTCCACGATCTCCACCGTCAGCGagatgaggaagagaagaaaaccACAAAAGCACCCTCACCTAGTTGGAGTCGACGCCGCTGACGCTGTCACCAAAGAAGGGCCTGAGAAGCAAAATCACCCGCAGATGCACCGCAGGGACACAGGCTGACTTCCTCAACCGAATAGCCCTGGAGAAGTCGAAGAAGTTGAAATCGCCGAAATTGAGGTAGAGGACCAAAAGCATCAACGGACTCCAAGGCGACACTGTCAAAAACAACCCCCAAACTACCAAATTACACCTAGGAAATATAGTAATCTACACTGCCGGAAGGTACTAGCCaggctcccctccccctccgacACCGAAGAGTCCGTCGGAGGTGAGGGGACCGGTCAAATCAACCCTGGAAGGCAGTCGCCTCTATTTCACCCGAGCCTGAACTGTAGCTAAGGGAAAGGATAAGGCTTTTCAGTACCACTATTTAGGCTACCGACGAGGCCACTACATGTAAAATGTGTTAGAGGCtaaaatatcattaaaaaaGAACGAGGTAATAGTACAACTTAGCTGGCCTGGGCCACACATGCCCATGTCTGTATGCCCACAAATATGCTGCTAATAAAACATTGCAAGACAGACATTCCACTCTTGGCAAGCATGAAAAGTGTGTAGCACTATACAGGTGCATGCAACGCAGCTGCAAGCTTgtcaaaagagagagaaaattgtgCTTGAATTGCATGCAAAGATGATAGAGAGATGAGATGGCTCCCAGTCACAGGCTCTGCGTGTGAGACTGCTGCTTCATATCACTTCGATTTCATCACGCGTTGTGTGGTGGAGCAGAATGATGAGCCTTGAATTATCTGCGCCTGTCTGATCCATCAATCCAACCTCCGCAATGGGCTTCCTACCTGTGCTTTGCATTGCTTTGTACATTACACGGTGGCCGGTGCTGGTTCCCATGGCATATATGAAATGATGAATGATCCCAAACAACTGTTGttgaaaggaaaagaaaaaaaaacatcaccAACAATTTCCAACCTTGTTTTGTAGGTTCCATTGACGAAGGAGCGTATCAATACTATCTACGCCTCTGCTACTGTAGCAGCGGGCCCTGGGTATGTATAcgtatgtatatacgtatacatacatatgtaattttctttttcggaaaattctagaaaatgttGAAATGAATAGTAGttattgtcggaggattaactcttgtcgcagggatcccgagagactcctttttagagattcggtcgggaggatgatcctgaataagttcgtcggagaaataagtGAAAGTGAACGTAAACGCGacgaccggtggtgggggatgattgacCTAGTGCAGAGAGAAATAAATACACTAGAGtttaaacaggttcgggccgcacgggagcgtaataccctactcctgtatggatgcaataactgtcctgagggaggtcCCCCTGAGGATGTatctagttacaagaatatagtgtctaactaagagtttgaggctccttgttcttcggcaggagctctgctcagcTCAGGCTTACTTGCAAtgtcttcgtctgttggcttggttcgttgtggggttcgtcttcttcgtgtTTTTTTGGTGTGTGTCTTGTTCCTccggtgtgccgactcttttatgcactcgccggccacaacataccccgaacgggaaggaaggggtacaagttccaagacgccatgactgaaaaaggcgtcatcatttcctctgggtgaaatgactggggcggtggaaaaacgcggcgcgcgtttggtcactcgtcactgcggacgccctggcaacgggcgccgttgagagggcccaccgggcagccacagaggcactcggcgtgcccgccctgtcttgttcctctgccacagcagggcggcaggcggaacgccttgatcctggcgatgttatcccgagacacaccggatgatacgggacgggacccgtgcaattaatggccccacgcctctctgccaaagcatggcagggactgacactgcggtgggaacagttggggatgtcaggccgcgcacgcccattaaatgcggcctcggacctctgactggttgacacctcaacggcgggcccctcgggggcccttctgggtcgtcggggcaccgagtgctcggggatactgttcacctccccgagcaccctctcccgagaatgcctacccttgccctcggggtaccgggcgctcgggggcactgtttacctccccgagcactctctcccgaacactctcgtacgaaccttcggggaactgagtgctcgggggctgccacgtgcaaccccgagcactctctcccgagcacttttgcacagatctttcggggaaccgagagcccaggggccgccacgtgcagccccgagcactctctcccgagcactttcacactgaccctcggggaaccggccgctcgggggctgccgcacgtagccccccgagcactctctcccggaacttagctcttctgatcgtcgggggactagggtgctcgggggtgaccggacacctccccgagcactttcttcccggtacttagactctgcgggtcatcgaggaactggggtgctcggggaccagaggctgtggccccgagcaccttctcccggaacttagattttcctcatcccgcgggagggaccttgcgggatggtgacacgtggcagacggctggcctggcctcggacctcagggacccccggttcctgatacaccgacagttatattaataaatcagttgaaaaaaaactaaaatgcaaagaaaaatattaaaactcaaaaaaaatatgaaacaaaattttttggttagtattactttcacctacatgttaaaactatatacatgcataaaagtactattgttttctctataattaattaaatatgtttaacattaataatttcataaataaatattgaaatatacaaaatttgtgaacctaatttttttagtcttcttttgtcatgctccatacagaaaaataaaaaacaggcACGGCGTAGGCGTGCTAATCAGACTAGTAACTACTAACTAGTAGAAGTTCTCAGCACCTCCATTCGCGCTGTAATCGGTACCATGTAATGTAAGGTTTCTGTGTCTTCCTTGTAGCAAATTGTTACACCAAATATATTTAGAGGAGTTTGCAGCTTGGTTTAAGTCTCCATTCTTAAATAGACGTAGTTTTAAAATGCGTGTAGTAAAATTTCAAAAACTTTGGTTATTAATACATGCTAGGATTCGATACAAGCAAATTATATGAGTAGATTCACCATCAAAGATACTTTCATATAATTACATATTCAACAAATTTTACtaagaaataattataaaaaataatattaaaacaTATGTATTAGAGACTGTTGATATCTAAATGACAAATAAAAGAGAACGAATATAGTAATCACTTGTCGTAGTCCTATTCGGTGAAAGTAAAACTCTATTTAGGTTTTGGAGCGGAGATCGTCCTTTGTTTCGGAAACAGTCGATCACCGATCACCCTCGTGATCTTTGTCACGGCTCGTCCTAGCTCCCACAAGCCCACAACAATGGCATCCGACCTGGAGTGACGCCAGAAATAATTAAACCTGCAACAATAGGCCAGTAATCCTGAATGGACAGCAAAACGAGGCTGACGAACCAACTGGAGTAGTTTCACAAGCCAACAGCCCTTGTTGTTTTCACCTCCTAATCTCGCCAGAACACGTACGTACGTAAGTAGTGCATGCTAACGACCATCCGTGCAGGCAGTCCAGTACAGCAGACTAGCAGAGGATGACAAAACAAGCAGAAAcaacagatcttcaatgcatCTACAGGTGCAGGAGTAACGACAATATAATACAGGATCCTATCCAGTATTAACTCCAGAAATCACCAAATCCTTGAGTAGACCTGGCCAACAAAAATGCTGTCGATCAACGTAACTCCGCGCATCTGCCAACCGAATGCATATTTCGATCCAAAACATACATACTATTCTGCAATTAACCCACATATGTACAGCAGCACTACAAATAACTCTGCATTCATGTAAGAAAACCGTATAGCACCCAGGCCAATGATCAAATGGATGGAGCATCGCAAGTCCCAACAGGAAAACATCAAAGAGGAACAGTACTAGCTCTCCATTTGTTCCAGAGCCAAGCTAATTAATGTGTCGATTTCTCAGATTGGCGCCTAATTAAACATAGAATGATGCTGAAAAGCTCCAGTGCTGAGGTCACAGCATAAACAAGGAGAACATAGAGATTACAGTTTGGTACTAGATATTAGGGGAATCCATTTGAAGCTCCAACAGAGGCATCAAGTCATCATGGAGTTAGATAAGCCTACATAGGGGAGAAAGGCAGGAAGCTCTTAGCCTCCAACAAGGTGGGCACCGAGTTCACCAAGATCACCATCATCGTCTTGAAGGCGAACAGCATCCAGCTTTTGCCTCAAGACAGTGATAGCATTCATAATCAATTCGTACGCTGTGATGGCACCAGTTGTTTCTACGGTGAAAATAAAGCTGTCCTCCTTCGCGTTGATCTCTACTAAGCCTGGCTTTCCCAGGGCATCTGCCTTCTTGATCACCTCGTCATCATATGTATATGCCTCAGCATCAACCACCACCACCTGAAGAAGTGACAGAAAAATGCAGATGCTCAACACCAGTGATTTAATACAAAAAAACATAGTGGAAGAGATGCAGCTATGTCAAAGGTTGGGCCAACCGGCCCAGCATTGGTGGTGAAttccaaatatgtttttttgCACTAAAGTTGAACAATAAGTGATAAATCGTTAGCAGCAACAAACTACATGAGCCAAATTCGCATTGGCACGTATGAAATGATGCAGCTGcataaatgaagtgaaactggCATGCCTGAAACACCAGTAAAAACATGGAAAGCTGGACAATGCACTATCCTGGGCAAGAAGACCATGGAAGCATAACAAGCCTAAACTGGTGTCCTAGCAATGAATTAATCTACAGCACATGTTTTAGTCAGCTTCGGTCTCAATAACATATCTGTAATATGTTTTTTCCACTAAAGTTGAATAATAAGGGATAAATCATTCATTTGCAACAAAAATACCATGAGTCAAATTTGCATTTGCACATATGCAATGATACAGCAGCATAAAttgactctttttttttttttttagccgCATAAATTAGGTGACTGACATGCCTGAGACACCAGTAAAACCATGCAAAGCTTGACAGTGCACTATCCTTGGCAAGAAGACCACTGAATTGTAACAAGCACAAGGCTTGCATTGGGTGTCCTAGCAACCAATTAATCTACAGCAAGTGTTCCATTCAGCTACTGTCTCAATAACTTACCTGTAATATTAACCATAAAGTGGCCCCTTACATGTTCAAGTGGAGCACTCATTTGGACTTTACACGACCTTAATGCTCCATCATGTTGTTGTCCCTGTTCAAAGGGCTAATTGTGGTCAAGATAATTGCTCTGCGTCCCCTAGTATTTCCAGAGCATAAAAGTGCAACTAGTGACTAAGTTTGTTGGTTGTAGGTTTCAGTATCTATACTACTACAAGTATAGATGTTTTGATTGCAAAGGACATAAGTCCGTCTCCGTCCTTAAGTCACTCATTCCATTTGATAATCATGTTAACTCATGGTACAAGTCCGCTGGTGCTAAGATGTGAGAGGCAGCTGGTGTTGAAGAAGACCACCGGTGGTAGACAGTACTCAGGTGGCAGTAGCTGCCAAAGTAAATACAAAGGTCTCCAACAAAACCAAGACTAATAGAGAAGAGGGCTCTGGGCAACTGATTTTGCTGGACGGTGACGACCAATATTGCTGGCGGTGACGAACCTGTGGCTGGCGGCGCTGATTGATGGGAGCAGAGAGAAAGCAAGGAAAGAGTTTGTCAGCTGCATGTGTCAGCTGAGACTAGAGGTGGGTTAGGGTATTAGGGCAGTACATTAGGTGGGTTGGATGGGCATGCACCCTGCAGACAGCAGCCCATCTCATATTTTTCTAACTTTATGATGGATCTTTCTCTAAAAATAAATCTTTATGCTGAATCTTCTACATCTACTTGTGTGTTGCATATCATACCTTGACCCGGGTCATCGACCAGGATTAATTGGGGTCACGTTCTGCGTCAAGAACTAGTGTCCCAAAGAACACTACCCCATTCGACCCATAACTTTAGACAACTGTTGATGTAGTCATGCTACCTCCGGATACGACCACTCATGAGGAACGACAGGTGAATTCGTTTATAAAGCTTTTATTTATGTTGGGTGAGAATACGCTGTTGCCTAATATTGGAGAATTATATGTTGTCAGATTATTATCCTCAGTACGCTCTTGTGTGCTGGGGGCCGTCTCGCCAAACTTGGTTCCAAGACAAGGAAGCTTCTCCAACCTTTTACAAGGCAACACATCACCTCCAAGCCAAGCCAATTCGGATTGCAATCCATGTCCCACTCGAATTCggaattcaaatcaaattcgGAGTCTATTGATAGGCCTACATAAAAGTATTAATAATTATTTCATCCGAAATCCAATGGAGATGTGTGCACACAATCTGGAAAGAGGACTTCATCTACGCTCTAATGGATTTGGACTCACCTCAAAACTCGCTCGGGAAGTGGAAATAAAGATTGCAAGAAGTCAGCTCGGCATCATAATTCAATTCGGATTCAAACAGACAACCGTATGGCAATCGGATCATCTCTTTCATACGGAGTCCTACGGAGGTGTTTAAATACAGCCTGGAAAGGATACGAGACGATCTTTCCAACGGATCTGGCCCCACTACAAAATTCATTTTGTACACGCCACAATCACCCGAGAGAGGCGCGGTGTCatcctatatatatagttaGCCATAGACACCTGAACAATtcggtttttgcttagattattctattttagatagtttcgtcGAATATCAGTTGTGGAACCCCAATTCGAAttcttcattagtaattagcaatgttcagattgcatctaccgtgttcttgcttatgttctcaATTCGCACGAAGGAatccttcttggtgaggtcaacgcGTTCGGCACGGCTGATAACCCACGaaatagtggtgtagtggttgtcaGGGTTttcgatctgttctgatcggagccttttcgatcatcaacatcaaaactccATAAATCAACGTATCTTCacacctttcggaagatcgggccatACTTCCATCAACCGTGACCCGTGTCCATCGACCCGGCCGACCCAAGTTTATGGTGACTATGATTAAAATAACGACTAAATGGAAGAAAAGGCTTGAAAGGCCATTTGAGTGAATGTTGGTATATGACATTAGTTCTGCAATTACCATATCTATGCTTCTACCAGGTAACTTCAGGATACAAAGAATATAAAGCCACTTTTGATTTAGTTGCTACTATATTATATTCCTACAAAATTTAGTCAAGAAAGATGTGGATGTCATGACTTATGTCATCATCTTAATAGTTATCAATTAGTTGTAGCATGAGTTGGCAATTAGGTCTTAATAGTATTTGTACAGATGCCCAATTGTTGTATAGGAATTGTCACATCAGTTGTATGAGCTTTGATGGGCATCATAAAGCCTATCCATGTATTCGGTACCCAACCAATAGAGCTAGTACTCTGTATTTCTTCTACTGGGTCCTAGCTCATATCTTGTCTGTGAGCCTTGGATTAAGCTCTTGCTACCTTTGGCTTTCTACGTCTCTTGAACAATATCAAGCACAATTTCAAAATAGCAGAAACCAAACTTGTAGCACTACTGCATTGTTAGAGTATGAAGCCTTGAAAGCAGTCTAACCATcttaaaatacaaatatttacATGTGATCTCCAAATTATGTAAAAAAGCACACAATTAGATATTTGGGCTCCAAATATAGCATAGTTTGCTTCACAAGAGTACATATTCCTTGAAATTGAGTTACTTAGTAATTTGAACTTTCAAAGGATAAAAGGAATCTTCTTGAGGACACCacttataaaaaaatacaatctTTTTCGGCCTCTGTGACAGTCTTTCTAAATATCATTTGTCGCAGTAAGTTGGGAGCTGTTAATCCTCACTATTGTGCTGCTTCAGGAAGCTAGTCCATGGTTTAATAGGATTGCATGTCAATGTGGACTTGCTATACCATATCCATATCACACAGCCCCATTACGAAGGGCCTGCACGCACATTTTTTATTATTGGGGATAGCCTCTGGCTACAGGAAATGAAACCACAGTACAACAACTGACATAACCAGAACAGAAACAGAACAAAGATAGGCCAGTACCTGACACTTCCAGACCAAAACAATAGAGAAATAATTCCAGACCACAAAACAATGATAGCGTTACATGATTTAGTAAGATAACTTCAATTGTGCAAATGATCAcaggattgaaaaaaaaaacattgtacATAAGACAATACGTATTCGCAGATTATTAAGCTAAGTTACATGATTTAGTAACGGTGTAGTTAATCCCAGGGTTACTGCACAATGGCAGCACAATTTTCTGTTATCTCACCATATATTCAAATAATGTAGTGCCAGGCAACACGGTTTCATGATAACATGTTACCATAAAATAGTAAATATGTCAAAACAACAAAGTATAGCTCCATTTAGTTTATGTTAACAGATTATAAGAGACTTGGAGATGCATTAGGTCATTGCTGGTCATGTTATATACAACCAAGCAGGACAGTATGAAAAAGGAGAACACATAGAGTTAGCATAAAACATGATGTATGCAAGCACACAAGAATGTCGACTTCTTCACTGAAAAAGAATAACGAATAGCTGCTGTGAAAAGCTTTCATTCCAAATAGCAGACCAGATCATCAGAATATATCCATATGCTAACCTGATCAACAAGGCAAACTCAAACAAATGGAATTTGACTGTATTTCATCCTAGCACTTGATATATCTAAGCAGAAAATAACCATCCATCACTATAGACCAAGTTTTGTCTCACAATTAAGTGCCTACGACACTAATGTGACATGTTACAACCAAACAGTACAATGGAAACTGCAGTAGCGCCAGAAAATAGTTACCACTATCTGAGGAACCAATGGTCATACAGCATAATAGTTGCGGTGTGGAACTGTAAACTACTACATAATGATACATGTTGAATTTTAAGGATCCCGTCGATCATAGGACAGGAAGACAACATGATTTAAAAGTACTAGAGAAAACAAGCTGACCTGGTGGGTATTAGGATCAATGTCAAATACTTTTGTAGGGCTGCTCTCGACCCAGCTTGTTTTCTCATCAAGCGTCAATGTCTCCATGAGTTCTTCATTAATACGTATATCAGGCTCATACATGAAAGTCACGGTAGCAGCTGGTGACCATTTGGCATGGTCCTTCCCAATTCCTTTTCTAGCAATGGCACGAAGCCTCAGTTCTTGCCCGCGGCGCAGCTTTACGATAAGTATGCCCCTGAAATCAGCAAAATACTATAAGCTGACTTCTAATTAGCAAGATAGCATGCTTACAGATTTCTAGGtttgttttccaaaaaaatgaaGATCAATTTACAAGTTGTACTAGCATATGGTCAGGAATCCATTAGGCCAAAATTGAACACAGAAAGTAGGGCAGTTTAATGCTCACTACAACAGAATCTGGATATAAGAATGGAGCATGTTCTCAACCTCATCTGTGGCCAAAGTAGCTAGATATCCATTTAATTCCTCGCATAGTAATGAAAGGACAAAACAAACAAAGATATTGGGCAAAGGGCAGTTGCATTAGAAAGCACATGATATGATTATACACCAATTTGGAGCCATCAATCTTTTCTGTTTATACTGAAATTTAATAGGAAAGTTCATGGTCCTTACACTTTGCTCTTTTCTAC
It encodes:
- the LOC133902448 gene encoding DNA-directed RNA polymerases II, IV and V subunit 3-like; the encoded protein is MDRPAAGASYQRFPRVRIRELKDDYAKFELRDTDASLANALRRVMIAEVPTVAIDLVEIEVNSSVLNDEFIAHRLGLIPLTSAAAMGMRFSRDCDACDGDGSCEYCSVEFHLAARATDSDQTLEVTSNDLRSTDPKVCPVDQARAYQQALGATDPYDTSSAADQRGILIVKLRRGQELRLRAIARKGIGKDHAKWSPAATVTFMYEPDIRINEELMETLTLDEKTSWVESSPTKVFDIDPNTHQVVVVDAEAYTYDDEVIKKADALGKPGLVEINAKEDSFIFTVETTGAITAYELIMNAITVLRQKLDAVRLQDDDGDLGELGAHLVGG